One genomic region from Saccharomyces cerevisiae S288C chromosome XI, complete sequence encodes:
- the SLD2 gene encoding Sld2p (Single-stranded DNA origin-binding and annealing protein; required for initiation of DNA replication; phosphorylated in S phase by cyclin-dependent kinases (Cdks), promoting origin binding, DNA replication and Dpb11p complex formation; component of the preloading complex; binds the Mcm2-7p complex to prevent inappropriate Mcm2-7p interaction with the GINS complex in G1; required for S phase checkpoint; relative distribution to the nucleus increases upon DNA replication stress) gives MYSFELDKLKIELKTWEHDFIDKNKREPTRDDIKSLRTVRQMYKQYSTLKKKQSLQRQKVDTQESVELPAHKKDHDEVVEIGPTPQVYGKAISIFDMNLSPIKPIYMTFTNNIDVNNDNSKTISNESSPRKTILLKSSPADRTLVAEPISSVKRQLNFQMLNASSTRTPTSSPCKNRNGKLVEIKKCSPTINPPLESGKPSGYYGPNSPLKLDEENIHLNISLNSSTKRRLQIAYPSLQKTPSKDQADISTSFSPSPLIRRPLTKSLIELAREHTEIVKEFGVLQEEDIEEEEEGEEGENGYDEKNHEDDFGLEDELIRPKVVKDIFQEDDDNDDSQAREDTFIRKRPKRRKVIRRLRDNDPETETAGFERDVHKELVKLKRRKVAEFLGSTSQISDTEFEHDPEASSGVVSSEQKPTAKRKGRKKYNLVSNNFRRLKLPKKNRFSNGRWGRR, from the coding sequence ATGTACTCATTTGAACTGgacaaattgaaaattgaGCTGAAAACATGGGAGCATGATTtcattgataaaaataaaagggAACCCACAAGGGATGACATCAAGAGCCTGCGGACTGTTCGGCAGATGTATAAACAATATTCCAcactgaagaagaaacaatCTTTGCAACGACAAAAAGTTGACACTCAAGAGTCGGTTGAACTCCCGGCACATAAAAAAGACCACGACGAAGTCGTAGAGATAGGCCCTACTCCCCAAGTTTACGGTAAGGCGATTAGTATCTTTGACATGAATTTGTCGCCTATAAAGCCTATATACATGACATTCACAAATAATATTGATGTTAACAATGATAACTCCAAGACAATTTCTAATGAATCTTCTCCACGAAAAACTATTCTCCTAAAATCGTCGCCTGCAGATCGTACGTTAGTGGCGGAACCAATATCCAGTGTGAAACGCCAATTAAACTTTCAAATGCTAAACGCTTCTTCTACACGTACTCCGACTTCATCACCATGCAAGAATCGCAATGGGAAGTTGGTagaaatcaagaaatgtAGTCCAACTATTAATCCTCCACTAGAATCTGGCAAACCATCGGGGTATTATGGACCTAATTCCCCGCTAAAATtggatgaagaaaacattCACCTAAACATCTCACTTAATTCAAGCACTAAACGCCGGCTTCAAATAGCATATCCATCTTTACAGAAGACTCCCTCAAAGGATCAAGCGGATATTTCAACTTCATTTAGTCCGTCTCCACTCATTAGAAGACCACTGACGAAATCCCTGATAGAATTGGCCAGGGAACATACTGAAATTGTAAAAGAATTTGGTGTCTTACAggaagaagatattgaagaggaagaggaaggaGAAGAAGGCGAGAATGGTTACGATGAGAAAAACCACGAAGACGACTTTGGGCTAGAAGATGAACTAATTAGACCAAAAGTTGTGAAGGACATATTTCAagaggatgatgataatgatgataGCCAAGCAAGGGAAGATACCTTCATAAGAAAGAGAcccaaaagaagaaaggtTATCAGAAGATTACGAGACAATGATCCAGAAACCGAGACCGCAGGTTTTGAGAGAGATGTCCATAAGGAGCTGGTGAAACTCAAAAGAAGGAAAGTGGCAGAATTTTTGGGATCCACCTCACAAATCTCTGATACTGAATTTGAACATGATCCGGAGGCAAGCAGCGGCGTTGTAAGCTCAGAGCAAAAGCCTACGGCTAAGCGAAAGGGTAGAAAGAAGTATAATCTAGTGAGCAATAACTTCAGAAGACTAAAACtgccaaagaaaaaccGATTCTCTAATGGACGATGGGGAAGAAGGTGA
- a CDS encoding putative short-chain dehydrogenase/reductase (NADH-dependent aldehyde reductase; involved in the detoxification of acetaldehyde, glycolaldehyde, furfural, formaldehyde and propionaldehyde; localizes to the endoplasmic reticulum; member of the classical short-chain dehydrogenase/reductase (SDR) family), with protein sequence MFWKKDPTVSWERKNINDIDFSRFNVAIIGGTGGLGRAISRELAQRNARVTVVGQTFRDEDLKDKINFVKADLSLVSECKRISHSDEIPYEELTHLIFTTGIFASRQRQATSEGLEKDMAVSYLSRYIIFHDVAKRLGISRTKKDDLPKVFIAGFPGNGQVGDPDDLNSDEKKYSAYATHMNTVAANESLVIDAKDRYTNIDTFGLNPGLIKTNIRNNLLGSDTYLSRITEWIISWTCQSAETYAKTICTLIASPAIESRSGTMFSNKGDAILPSPGLTKDVVEKFMENSELLVEKALRNQSPFTSSNE encoded by the coding sequence ATGTTCTGGAAAAAGGATCCCACCGTCAGTtgggaaagaaaaaatatcaatgacATTGATTTTAGTCGTTTTAATGTGGCCATAATTGGTGGCACAGGTGGACTTGGACGTGCAATAAGTAGAGAGCTGGCCCAAAGAAATGCCAGGGTTACTGTTGTCGGGCAAACTTTTAGGGACGAGGACctaaaagataaaattaACTTTGTCAAGGCTGATTTAAGTTTAGTGTCAGAATGCAAGCGTATATCTCATAGTGATGAAATTCCCTACGAGGAGTTAACACATCTGATTTTCACTACGGGTATTTTTGCATCACGCCAGAGACAAGCTACAAGTGAGGGTTTGGAAAAAGACATGGCAGTGAGCTATTTGAGTAGATACATTATCTTCCATGATGTGGCGAAGCGATTAGGAATTAGTAGGACAAAAAAAGACGATTTGCCAAAAGTTTTCATAGCAGGGTTTCCAGGAAATGGTCAGGTGGGAGACCCAGATGACTTGAATtctgatgaaaagaagTATAGTGCCTACGCTACACATATGAACACTGTGGCAGCCAATGAAAGTCTGGTCATAGACGCTAAAGACAGATACACGAATATAGATACTTTCGGTTTGAACCCTGGGCTGATCAAAACGAACATTCGTAATAATCTTCTTGGCAGTGACACCTACCTCAGCCGCATTACAGAATGGATAATCAGCTGGACCTGTCAAAGCGCAGAGACGTATGCGAAAACAATATGCACCCTGATTGCGAGCCCCGCTATCGAATCACGCAGTGGTACAATGTTCAGCAACAAAGGCGATGCTATTTTACCTTCGCCTGGTTTGACCAAAGATGTTGTTGAGAAGTTTATGGAAAATTCGGAACTTCTAGTTGAAAAGGCCTTGCGTAATCAAAGTCCTTTCACTTCCAGTAACGAATGA
- a CDS encoding uncharacterized protein (hypothetical protein; identified by homology to uncharacterized proteins in other fungi) translates to MPFPSILHLTIGRYASYDSNNHMRRRAKLMEAIFRIRTI, encoded by the coding sequence ATGCCATTTCCGTCGATATTACATCTGACAATAGGAAGATATGCGAGCTATGACTCCAACAATCACATGAGACGGCGTGCAAAACTCATGGAAGCCATCTTCCGCATCCGAACAATATGA
- the AAT1 gene encoding aspartate transaminase AAT1 (Mitochondrial aspartate aminotransferase; catalyzes the conversion of oxaloacetate to aspartate in aspartate and asparagine biosynthesis) has protein sequence MLRTRLTNCSLWRPYYTSSLSRVPRAPPDKVLGLSEHFKKVKNVNKIDLTVGIYKDGWGKVTTFPSVAKAQKLIESHLELNKNLSYLPITGSKEFQENVMKFLFKESCPQFGPFYLAHDRISFVQTLSGTGALAVAAKFLALFISRDIWIPDPSWANHKNIFQNNGFENIYRYSYYKDGQIDIDGWIEQLKTFAYNNQQENNKNPPCIILHACCHNPTGLDPTKEQWEKIIDTIYELKMVPIVDMAYQGLESGNLLKDAYLLRLCLNVNKYPNWSNGIFLCQSFAKNMGLYGERVGSLSVITPATANNGKFNPLQQKNSLQQNIDSQLKKIVRGMYSSPPGYGSRVVNVVLSDFKLKQQWFKDVDFMVQRLHHVRQEMFDRLGWPDLVNFAQQHGMFYYTRFSPKQVEILRNNYFVYLTGDGRLSLSGVNDSNVDYLCESLEAVSKMDKLA, from the coding sequence ATGTTGAGGACGAGGCTTACTAATTGCAGTCTATGGAGGCCCTACTACACGTCATCGCTTAGTAGAGTACCAAGAGCACCTCCAGATAAAGTCTTGGGGTTATCTGAACACTtcaaaaaggtaaaaaatgTTAACAAAATTGACCTGACCGTAGGAATATATAAAGATGGTTGGGGCAAAGTGACGACGTTTCCCTCCGTTGCAAAAGCtcaaaaattgattgaATCTCATTTAGAGTTGAATAAGAATCTTTCATATTTACCAATAACAGGTTCCAAAGAATTTCAGGAAAACgttatgaaatttttgttcaaGGAATCATGTCCGCAGTTTGGGCCATTTTATTTAGCCCATGATAGAATCAGCTTTGTTCAGACTTTGAGTGGTACAGGCGCCCTAGCTGTAGCAGCTAAATTCTTGGcattatttatttcaagAGATATTTGGATACCTGACCCATCATGGGCAAATCATAAGAACATTTTTCAGAACAATggttttgaaaatatttacCGGTATTCCTATTATAAGGACGGTCAGATAGACATCGACGGATGGATTGAGCAATTGAAAACCTTTGCATATAACAACCagcaagaaaacaataagaACCCACCTTGCATAATCTTGCATGCGTGTTGTCACAACCCTACAGGTCTCGACCCAACTAAAGAGCAATGGGAAAAGATTATAGATACTATATATGAGCTAAAAATGGTACCCATTGTTGATATGGCTTATCAGGGTTTAGAGTCTGGTAACTTACTAAAGGACGCATATTTATTGAGGCTATGTCTCaatgtaaataaatatccAAATTGGAGTAACGGTATCTTTCTTTGTCAATCTTTTGCCAAGAACATGGGCCTTTATGGTGAACGAGTTGGTTCCTTAAGCGTTATCACGCCGGCAACTGCGAACAATGGAAAGTTCAACCCTCTACAACAGAAAAACTCATTGCAGCAAAATATTGACTCCcaattaaaaaagattGTCAGAGGTATGTATTCTTCTCCACCAGGATACGGTTCTCGTGTGGTAAATGTAGTATTATCagatttcaaattgaaACAGCAATGGTTCAAGGATGTTGATTTCATGGTTCAGAGATTGCATCACGTCAGACAGGAGATGTTTGACCGTCTAGGGTGGCCGGATCTTGTAAATTTCGCACAACAGCACGGTATGTTTTACTATACAAGGTTTAGTCCAAAGCAAGTCGAAATATTGAGAAACAATTACTTCGTCTATTTAACAGGTGATGGTAGATTGTCGCTTAGCGGAGTCAATGATTCGAACGTTGATTACTTATGTGAATCTCTTGAAGCAGTCTCGAAAATGGACAAACTCGcataa